The following are encoded together in the Halopseudomonas salegens genome:
- a CDS encoding bifunctional prephenate dehydrogenase/3-phosphoshikimate 1-carboxyvinyltransferase, translating to MPVSSEQPTMGRLTVIGLGLIGGSLAKGARESGLFREVVGCDRDETARRIAIPLGVVDQVTADLAEAVRGADVIVLAVPVLAMEQVLADLVVLDLGEAVLTDVGSTKGAVVAAVEKAFGQIPGRFVPGHPIAGSEKSGVEAARADLFFRHKVILTPLEHTSEQAVALVQRLWQAVGADVESMPLADHDEVLAATSHLPHLLAFSLVDTLAGRSENLDIFRYAAGGFRDFTRIAASDPVMWRDVFLANRDAVLRSLDAFTRDLARLRTAVDEGDAKTLLGVFTRAKSAREHFSTILARRAYMEPMQTQMINFIARPGGQVAGRVRVPGDKSISHRSIMLGSLAEGVTQVEGFLEGEDSLATLQAFRDMGVVIEGPHHGRVTINGVGLNGLKAPPGPLYVGNSGTSMRLLAGLLAGQAFDSVLTGDASLSKRPMARVAKPLREMGAQIETANEGRPPLRITGDSMLMGMDYDMPMASAQVKSCLLLAGLYARGSTSVTEPAPTRDHTERMLKGFGYPVEVDGPRVTIEPGHKLTGGKIDVPADISSAAFFMVAATITPGADLTLEHVGINPTRIGVINILRAMGGDIELINEREVGGEPVADIRVRHAPLKGIDIPIDQVPLAIDEFPVLFVAAACAEGKTILRGAEELRVKESDRIQVMADGLQALGVSAEPTPDGIIIQGGPLHGGEVESHDDHRIAMSFSVAALRAQGEIRIRNCANVATSFPGFVELAQSLGMHVQVEETA from the coding sequence ATGCCGGTGTCATCGGAGCAACCGACAATGGGCCGCCTGACGGTCATCGGCCTTGGTCTGATTGGTGGCTCGTTGGCGAAGGGGGCGCGGGAATCCGGCCTGTTTCGCGAGGTGGTTGGATGTGATCGGGACGAGACTGCCCGGCGGATAGCGATCCCGCTGGGCGTGGTTGATCAGGTCACTGCCGATCTGGCCGAGGCAGTACGGGGCGCCGATGTGATTGTGCTTGCAGTGCCGGTGCTGGCGATGGAACAGGTTCTGGCTGATCTGGTGGTGCTGGATCTGGGTGAAGCGGTGCTCACGGATGTTGGCAGCACCAAGGGTGCGGTTGTTGCTGCGGTAGAAAAAGCCTTTGGGCAGATTCCCGGTCGCTTTGTGCCCGGGCATCCGATTGCCGGTTCGGAAAAAAGCGGCGTGGAAGCGGCGCGTGCCGACTTGTTCTTCCGTCACAAGGTGATCCTTACTCCGCTGGAACACACCAGCGAGCAGGCAGTAGCGCTGGTGCAGCGACTGTGGCAGGCAGTGGGTGCGGATGTGGAAAGCATGCCGCTGGCTGACCATGATGAAGTCTTGGCCGCGACCAGCCACTTGCCTCATCTGTTGGCATTTTCCCTGGTGGATACCTTGGCCGGGCGCAGCGAGAACCTGGATATTTTTCGGTATGCCGCGGGTGGTTTCCGCGACTTCACCCGTATAGCGGCAAGTGATCCGGTGATGTGGCGTGATGTGTTTCTGGCTAATCGGGATGCTGTCTTGCGCAGTCTGGATGCCTTCACCCGCGACCTGGCACGCTTGCGCACCGCCGTTGATGAAGGCGATGCGAAAACCTTGCTTGGCGTTTTTACCCGGGCCAAATCAGCCCGTGAACATTTCAGTACCATTCTGGCCCGCAGGGCGTATATGGAACCTATGCAAACTCAAATGATCAATTTTATTGCCCGTCCGGGCGGCCAGGTAGCCGGCCGTGTGCGGGTCCCCGGTGACAAATCCATTTCCCATCGCTCGATCATGCTTGGCTCGCTGGCCGAAGGCGTTACTCAGGTTGAAGGGTTCCTTGAGGGTGAAGACAGCCTGGCAACCTTGCAGGCGTTCCGCGATATGGGTGTCGTCATAGAAGGTCCGCATCATGGTCGGGTGACCATCAATGGTGTCGGCCTGAATGGCCTCAAGGCACCGCCTGGCCCTCTATATGTAGGTAATTCCGGTACGTCCATGCGCTTGCTGGCCGGTTTGCTGGCCGGGCAGGCGTTTGACAGCGTGCTGACGGGTGATGCGTCGCTGTCCAAGCGCCCGATGGCTCGGGTGGCCAAGCCGCTGCGTGAGATGGGTGCCCAGATCGAGACGGCCAATGAAGGCCGGCCGCCACTGCGCATCACCGGCGACAGCATGCTGATGGGTATGGACTACGACATGCCGATGGCCAGTGCCCAGGTCAAATCCTGCCTGCTGCTGGCTGGACTCTACGCCCGAGGCAGCACCTCGGTGACCGAGCCGGCCCCTACCCGCGATCATACCGAGCGCATGCTCAAAGGCTTTGGCTATCCGGTTGAGGTTGATGGTCCGCGGGTTACCATCGAGCCCGGGCACAAGCTCACCGGTGGCAAGATCGATGTGCCGGCGGACATTTCGTCCGCGGCCTTTTTCATGGTCGCCGCCACCATCACCCCGGGGGCTGATCTGACCCTGGAGCATGTGGGTATCAATCCAACGCGGATTGGCGTGATCAATATTCTGCGTGCCATGGGCGGCGATATTGAACTGATCAATGAGCGTGAAGTCGGCGGTGAGCCGGTTGCGGATATTCGGGTACGTCACGCGCCGCTCAAGGGTATTGACATTCCGATTGATCAGGTGCCGCTGGCCATTGACGAGTTCCCGGTACTCTTTGTTGCTGCCGCTTGCGCCGAGGGCAAGACCATTTTGCGTGGTGCTGAAGAGCTGCGGGTAAAAGAATCCGACCGTATCCAGGTGATGGCTGATGGGTTGCAGGCGCTCGGTGTCAGTGCCGAGCCGACGCCGGATGGCATCATCATTCAGGGCGGTCCATTGCACGGCGGTGAAGTGGAAAGCCACGATGATCACCGCATTGCCATGTCTTTCAGTGTGGCCGCCTTGCGTGCTCAAGGGGAAATTCGCATCCGTAACTGCGCCAACGTGGCCACGTCCTTCCCCGGCTTTGTCGAGCTGGCCCAATCACTAGGCATGCATGTGCAAGTCGAGGAGACGGCGTGA
- the hisC gene encoding histidinol-phosphate transaminase → MTCDFLSLALPGVQQLSPYVPGKPVDELARELGLPVADIVKLASNENPLGPSPAALDAIQAALPELTRYPDGNGFKLKQALSAHYRVGTDMLVLGNGSNDILELVARAFVSPRDEVLFSAHAFAVYPLVTQAIGARPVVVPAREWGHDLTAMADAITPATKLIFIANPNNPTGTWVERDELDAFLARVPEQVLVVLDEAYTEYVTDADFPDGLDYLRKYPNVLVSRTFSKAYGLAALRIGFAVCQPVIADVLNRVRQPFNANSLALAAATAALSDREYLEVSRTVNQQGMAQMEAGLRHLGLSWIPSRGNFIAVDLGREAGPVYQALLHAGVIVRPVAGYGMPQHLRVSIGLAEENQRFLLALEQVLAGE, encoded by the coding sequence ATGACCTGTGATTTCCTGTCCCTGGCTTTGCCGGGTGTGCAGCAATTGTCGCCTTATGTGCCGGGCAAACCAGTGGACGAGTTGGCTCGTGAGCTGGGTTTGCCGGTGGCTGACATCGTCAAGCTGGCCAGTAATGAAAACCCATTGGGTCCGAGCCCTGCCGCGCTGGACGCGATTCAGGCCGCTTTGCCGGAACTGACGCGGTACCCGGACGGTAACGGCTTCAAACTCAAGCAGGCCCTGTCGGCACATTACAGGGTAGGCACCGATATGTTGGTGCTGGGTAATGGTTCCAACGATATTCTCGAGCTGGTTGCCCGTGCCTTTGTGTCGCCCCGGGACGAGGTGCTGTTCAGCGCGCACGCTTTCGCCGTATACCCCTTGGTTACCCAGGCCATCGGTGCCCGGCCAGTCGTTGTTCCGGCGCGTGAATGGGGCCACGATCTGACGGCGATGGCTGACGCGATCACTCCGGCTACCAAGCTGATTTTTATTGCCAATCCAAATAACCCGACGGGTACCTGGGTTGAGCGTGACGAGCTGGATGCGTTTCTGGCCCGGGTGCCGGAGCAGGTGCTGGTCGTGCTGGATGAAGCCTATACGGAATATGTCACTGACGCCGACTTTCCCGACGGTCTGGATTATCTGCGTAAATACCCCAACGTACTGGTGTCGCGCACTTTTTCCAAAGCCTACGGCCTGGCCGCGCTACGGATCGGGTTTGCCGTATGCCAGCCAGTGATTGCCGATGTGCTCAATCGGGTGCGCCAGCCGTTCAATGCCAACAGTCTGGCTCTGGCTGCCGCGACTGCCGCGCTGAGTGATCGCGAATACCTGGAAGTCAGTCGTACCGTCAACCAGCAAGGCATGGCCCAAATGGAAGCCGGCCTGCGTCACCTGGGTTTGAGCTGGATTCCCTCGCGTGGCAACTTTATTGCGGTTGATCTGGGTCGGGAGGCTGGGCCGGTGTATCAGGCACTGCTGCATGCCGGTGTGATTGTGCGGCCCGTTGCGGGCTACGGTATGCCGCAGCACTTGCGGGTGTCGATTGGTCTGGCGGAAGAGAATCAGCGTTTCCTGCTGGCACTGGAACAGGTGTTGGCGGGTGAGTAA
- the pheA gene encoding prephenate dehydratase, producing the protein MSDETQLQALRKRIDTIDEKILELISERAHCAQTVAQVKQKALPTGQAPVFYRPEREAWVLKHIMELNPGPLDNEEMARLFREIMSACLALEQPLQVAYLGPEGTFTQAAALKHFGHSVISVPMAAIDEIFREVAAGAVQFGVVPVENSTEGAINHTLDSFLEHDMVICGEVELRIHHHLLVGENTQTGKISRVYSHAQSLAQCRKWLDAHYPNVERVAVASNAEAAKRVKGEWNSAAIAGDMAAELYGLTRLAEKIEDRPDNSTRFLIIGNQAVPPTGDDKTSIIVSMRNKPGALHHLLQPFHSNGIDLTRIETRPSRSGKWTYVFFIDFCGHQSEPLIKDVLEKITDESVALKVLGSYPKAVL; encoded by the coding sequence ATGTCCGATGAAACCCAACTGCAGGCGCTGCGCAAGCGCATCGATACCATCGACGAGAAAATTCTCGAGTTGATCAGTGAGCGTGCTCACTGTGCGCAAACCGTTGCCCAGGTCAAGCAGAAGGCGCTGCCGACCGGCCAGGCGCCGGTGTTCTATCGTCCCGAGCGAGAAGCCTGGGTGCTCAAGCACATCATGGAGCTGAACCCCGGTCCGCTGGACAACGAAGAAATGGCGCGCCTGTTTCGCGAAATCATGTCCGCCTGTCTGGCGCTGGAGCAGCCCCTGCAGGTGGCTTATCTGGGCCCGGAAGGTACCTTTACCCAGGCAGCGGCGCTCAAGCATTTTGGCCACTCGGTGATCAGTGTGCCGATGGCGGCGATTGACGAGATCTTCCGTGAGGTGGCTGCCGGCGCGGTGCAATTCGGTGTGGTGCCGGTCGAGAACTCCACCGAAGGTGCGATCAACCACACGCTGGACAGCTTCCTTGAGCACGACATGGTGATCTGTGGTGAAGTCGAGCTGCGTATTCACCATCATTTATTGGTGGGCGAGAATACCCAGACCGGCAAGATTTCCCGGGTGTATTCGCATGCCCAGTCGCTGGCCCAGTGCCGCAAGTGGCTGGACGCGCATTATCCGAATGTCGAGCGGGTCGCGGTGGCCAGTAATGCCGAGGCGGCCAAGCGGGTCAAGGGTGAGTGGAATTCTGCCGCGATTGCCGGCGATATGGCTGCCGAGCTCTACGGACTGACTCGACTGGCCGAGAAAATCGAAGACCGTCCGGATAACTCCACGCGTTTTCTGATCATCGGTAATCAGGCGGTGCCGCCGACGGGTGACGACAAGACCTCGATCATTGTTTCCATGCGCAACAAGCCGGGTGCCTTGCACCATCTGCTGCAGCCATTCCACAGCAACGGCATCGACCTGACGCGCATTGAAACCCGGCCGTCTCGCAGCGGAAAATGGACCTATGTGTTCTTTATCGACTTCTGCGGCCATCAGTCCGAACCCCTGATCAAGGACGTGCTGGAAAAGATCACCGATGAGTCGGTAGCGCTGAAAGTACTTGGGTCCTATCCGAAAGCGGTGTTATAG
- the serC gene encoding 3-phosphoserine/phosphohydroxythreonine transaminase translates to MSKRLFNFCAGPAALPEAVLQQAQQELLDWQGKGLSVMEMSHRSDEFVSVAETAEQDLRDLLAIPDNYKVLFLQGGASQQFAQIPLNLLPDGGMADYIDTGIWSAKAIEEASRFGNVNVAASAKGYDYFAIPGQNDWQLSAEAAYVHYTPNETIGGLEFSWIPDTGDTPLIADMSSTILSRPLDVSRYGMIYAGAQKNIGPSGLVVVIIREDLLGRARATCPTMLDYTVAARNASMYNTPPTFAWYLSGLIFQWLKQQGGLDAMQRINDAKQQTLYSAIDTSELYSNPISPVDRSWMNIPFRLADDRLDKPFLAGAEERGLLNLKGHRSVGGMRASIYNAVPQAAVDALVAYMAEFEQQHG, encoded by the coding sequence GTGAGCAAGCGATTGTTCAACTTTTGTGCCGGCCCGGCAGCCTTGCCGGAAGCCGTATTGCAACAGGCACAGCAGGAACTGCTGGACTGGCAGGGTAAAGGCCTGTCAGTCATGGAAATGAGTCACCGTAGTGACGAGTTTGTCAGTGTGGCGGAAACCGCCGAACAGGATCTGCGTGACCTGCTGGCCATTCCCGACAATTACAAGGTGCTCTTTCTGCAGGGTGGCGCCAGCCAGCAATTTGCCCAGATTCCGCTGAATCTGTTGCCTGACGGCGGCATGGCAGACTATATCGATACCGGTATCTGGTCGGCCAAGGCCATTGAGGAAGCCAGCCGTTTTGGCAATGTGAATGTCGCTGCCAGTGCCAAAGGGTATGACTACTTTGCCATCCCCGGCCAGAACGACTGGCAGTTGTCGGCAGAGGCTGCTTATGTGCATTACACGCCGAACGAGACGATCGGCGGGTTGGAGTTCAGTTGGATACCGGATACCGGCGATACTCCGTTGATTGCCGATATGTCCTCGACCATTCTGTCGCGTCCGCTGGATGTCAGTCGCTACGGCATGATTTACGCTGGCGCGCAGAAAAACATCGGGCCCAGCGGTCTGGTCGTGGTGATCATCCGTGAAGACCTGCTGGGGCGTGCGCGTGCGACGTGTCCGACCATGCTTGATTACACGGTGGCCGCCAGGAATGCCTCGATGTACAACACGCCGCCGACCTTTGCCTGGTACCTGTCGGGCCTGATTTTTCAATGGCTCAAGCAGCAGGGCGGTCTGGATGCCATGCAGCGAATCAACGACGCCAAGCAGCAGACCCTGTACAGCGCCATCGATACCAGTGAGTTGTATAGTAATCCGATCAGTCCGGTTGATCGCTCGTGGATGAATATCCCGTTCCGTTTGGCCGATGATCGTCTGGACAAGCCGTTTCTTGCCGGCGCTGAAGAGCGTGGTTTGTTGAACCTGAAAGGTCACCGTTCGGTCGGTGGCATGCGTGCCTCCATCTATAATGCCGTACCGCAAGCGGCGGTAGATGCCCTGGTGGCCTATATGGCCGAATTCGAGCAGCAACACGGTTGA
- the gyrA gene encoding DNA gyrase subunit A, with product MGELAKEILPVNIEDELKQSYLDYAMSVIVGRALPDVRDGLKPVHRRVLFAMSELKNDWNKPYKKSARVVGDVIGKYHPHGDSAVYDTIVRMAQPFSLRYLLVDGQGNFGSVDGDNAAAMRYTEVRMSKLAHELLADLDKETVDWVPNYDGTEQIPAVMPTKIPNLLINGSSGIAVGMATNIPPHNLTEVINGCLALIADPELDIDQLMEYIPGPDFPTAAIINGRAGIVEAYRTGRGRIYVRARCEIEDIDKVGGRQQIIISELPYQLNKARLIEKIAELVKEKKIEGISELRDESDKDGIRVVIELRRGEVAEVVLNNLYAQTQMQGVFGINIVGLLDGQPRILNLKELLEAFVRHRREVVTRRTVYELRKARERGHILEGQAVALSNIDPVIALIKASPSPAEAKERLIATAWEPGSVVEMVERAGAESCRPEGLDEAFGLREGKYYLSPEQAQAILELRLHRLTGLEHEKLLGEYQEILQQIGELLRILNSQQRLMEVIVEELEEVKANFGDERRTEIVASRLDLTVADLITEEDRVVTISHGGYAKSQPLTDYQAQRRGGRGKAATGVKDEDYVEHLLVAHSHTTLLLFSSRGKVYWLKTYEIPEASRTARGRPLVNLLPLEEGEYISAMLPVDEYTEGWFIFMATAKGTVKKTPLVQFSRQRSVGLIALDLDEGDRLIAAALTNGEREVMLFSDGGKVTRFKESDVRAMGRTARGVRGMRLAEGQSLVSMLIAEPGCDILTASQHGFGKRTAVEDFPQYKRGGQGVIAMVTNERNGALVRAVQVIEGDEVMLISDQGTLVRTRISEVSRLSRNTQGVTLIKLGNGEKLVGVERVQEPEEVELDAEDAEVTDVDAPDENNGEAASGPADEQE from the coding sequence ATGGGTGAACTGGCCAAAGAAATCCTTCCCGTCAATATCGAAGATGAACTCAAGCAGTCCTACCTCGATTACGCCATGAGCGTGATTGTGGGCCGGGCCTTGCCGGATGTGCGGGACGGCCTCAAGCCGGTGCATCGGCGCGTCCTGTTCGCCATGAGCGAGTTGAAAAACGACTGGAACAAGCCGTACAAGAAGTCGGCGCGTGTGGTCGGTGACGTGATCGGTAAATATCACCCGCACGGTGATTCGGCGGTGTATGACACCATCGTCCGTATGGCACAGCCATTCTCCTTGCGCTATTTGCTGGTTGATGGCCAGGGCAACTTCGGTTCGGTTGATGGCGATAACGCGGCTGCCATGCGTTATACCGAAGTGCGCATGTCCAAATTGGCGCACGAATTGCTGGCCGATCTGGACAAGGAAACCGTTGACTGGGTGCCCAACTATGACGGCACCGAGCAGATTCCGGCGGTCATGCCGACCAAGATCCCCAACCTGCTGATCAACGGTTCCAGCGGTATCGCCGTCGGTATGGCGACCAATATTCCGCCACATAACCTGACCGAAGTGATCAATGGCTGTCTGGCGCTGATTGCCGACCCCGAGCTGGATATTGACCAGTTGATGGAATATATCCCCGGGCCGGACTTCCCGACGGCCGCCATCATCAACGGCCGCGCCGGTATCGTCGAAGCCTACCGTACCGGACGTGGCCGCATTTACGTGCGGGCCCGGTGCGAGATCGAGGATATCGACAAGGTGGGCGGGCGCCAGCAGATCATTATCAGTGAGCTGCCCTACCAGTTGAACAAGGCGCGGCTGATCGAAAAGATTGCCGAGCTGGTCAAGGAAAAGAAGATCGAGGGCATCTCCGAGCTGCGTGACGAGTCTGATAAAGACGGTATCCGCGTGGTGATCGAGTTGCGCCGTGGCGAAGTCGCCGAAGTCGTATTGAACAATCTGTACGCCCAGACCCAGATGCAGGGCGTGTTCGGTATCAATATTGTCGGCTTGCTGGATGGTCAGCCGCGCATTCTGAATCTGAAAGAGCTGCTCGAAGCCTTTGTTCGCCACCGCCGCGAAGTGGTGACCCGGCGCACCGTGTATGAGCTGCGCAAGGCGCGTGAGCGCGGGCATATCCTTGAAGGTCAGGCGGTTGCCTTGTCGAATATCGACCCGGTCATCGCCCTGATCAAGGCTTCGCCGTCACCGGCAGAAGCCAAGGAACGCCTGATTGCCACCGCCTGGGAGCCGGGTTCGGTGGTCGAGATGGTCGAGCGCGCCGGCGCTGAATCCTGCCGCCCGGAAGGGCTGGATGAGGCATTCGGACTGCGTGAGGGCAAATATTACCTGTCGCCGGAACAGGCACAGGCGATTCTCGAACTGCGTCTGCATCGCCTGACCGGTCTTGAACATGAAAAACTGCTCGGCGAGTATCAGGAAATCCTGCAACAGATCGGTGAGTTGTTGCGCATTCTCAACAGCCAGCAACGGCTGATGGAAGTGATTGTCGAGGAGCTGGAAGAGGTCAAGGCCAACTTCGGTGATGAGCGCCGTACCGAGATCGTCGCCTCGCGCCTGGATCTGACGGTTGCCGACCTGATTACCGAAGAAGACCGTGTGGTAACCATTTCCCACGGTGGTTATGCCAAGAGCCAGCCGCTGACCGACTACCAGGCCCAGCGTCGTGGCGGTCGCGGCAAAGCCGCTACCGGGGTGAAAGACGAGGATTACGTCGAGCATCTGCTGGTTGCTCACAGTCATACCACCCTGCTGCTGTTCTCCAGTCGTGGCAAGGTCTACTGGCTGAAAACCTACGAGATCCCGGAAGCTTCGCGTACCGCGCGTGGTCGGCCGCTGGTCAACCTGTTGCCGCTGGAAGAGGGCGAGTACATCAGTGCCATGTTGCCGGTGGATGAATACACAGAAGGCTGGTTCATCTTTATGGCCACGGCCAAGGGTACGGTGAAGAAAACCCCGCTGGTGCAGTTCAGTCGTCAGCGCAGTGTGGGTCTGATTGCGCTGGATCTGGACGAGGGTGACCGGTTGATTGCTGCCGCACTGACCAATGGTGAACGCGAAGTCATGCTGTTCTCGGATGGCGGCAAGGTGACCCGCTTCAAGGAATCCGATGTGCGCGCCATGGGCCGCACCGCCCGTGGTGTTCGCGGCATGCGTCTGGCCGAGGGGCAGAGTCTGGTTTCCATGCTGATTGCCGAACCGGGTTGCGACATCCTTACCGCGTCCCAGCACGGTTTTGGCAAGCGCACGGCCGTTGAAGACTTCCCGCAATACAAGCGTGGTGGCCAGGGCGTGATTGCCATGGTTACCAATGAGCGCAATGGCGCTCTGGTGCGGGCGGTTCAGGTGATTGAGGGTGATGAAGTCATGCTGATCTCTGATCAGGGCACTCTGGTGCGTACCCGCATCAGTGAAGTCTCGCGGCTCTCGCGCAACACCCAGGGCGTCACCCTGATCAAGTTGGGTAATGGTGAGAAACTGGTTGGTGTGGAGCGGGTTCAGGAGCCGGAAGAGGTGGAGCTGGACGCTGAAGATGCCGAGGTGACCGACGTGGATGCGCCAGACGAGAATAACGGCGAGGCCGCATCAGGGCCCGCGGACGAGCAGGAGTAA
- the mtnA gene encoding S-methyl-5-thioribose-1-phosphate isomerase yields the protein MAVEAAVPREQFQALAWSGDGLLLLDQRQLPGNESYLLCRTAADVAEAINAMSVRGAPAIGIAAAYGIALAARELGSADDWSAALEPSFAMLEGTRPTAVNLAWALRMMQQQLQRLPEGSDVPATLLALARQIHDSDREANLTMGRLGMQQLRKYDKRPQHVITHCNAGALATGGFGTALGVIRTAHAAGLIEQVHANETRPWLQGTRLTAWELMREGIPVSLQADLAVGHLMKEQSISWVIVGADRIAANGDVANKIGTYALAVLAMHHGVRFMVVAPSSTIDMQLDNGDLIPLEERDADELLIVGNRQLDTGAEVFNPVFDVTPADLIDVIVTEKGIIERPDARKLADMMSRQRLH from the coding sequence ATGGCAGTTGAAGCGGCAGTTCCACGAGAACAATTTCAGGCTCTGGCCTGGTCCGGAGACGGCTTGCTACTGCTGGATCAGCGTCAGTTGCCGGGCAACGAGAGCTACCTGCTGTGCCGCACTGCGGCAGATGTGGCGGAAGCGATCAATGCGATGAGTGTTCGTGGTGCGCCGGCTATCGGTATTGCGGCCGCCTATGGCATTGCACTGGCGGCGCGCGAGCTGGGCAGCGCCGACGACTGGTCGGCGGCCCTGGAGCCGAGTTTTGCCATGCTTGAAGGCACGCGGCCGACGGCGGTCAATCTGGCCTGGGCGCTACGCATGATGCAGCAACAGCTGCAGCGCCTCCCTGAGGGGAGTGATGTGCCGGCTACCCTGCTGGCACTGGCGCGGCAGATTCATGACAGTGATCGTGAGGCCAACCTGACCATGGGGCGCCTGGGTATGCAGCAGCTGCGCAAATACGACAAACGCCCCCAGCATGTGATTACCCATTGCAATGCCGGTGCGCTGGCGACCGGTGGTTTTGGCACTGCACTGGGGGTTATCCGCACGGCGCATGCCGCCGGGCTGATCGAACAGGTACATGCCAATGAAACCCGCCCCTGGCTGCAGGGTACGCGCCTGACCGCCTGGGAGCTGATGCGCGAAGGCATTCCGGTCAGTTTGCAGGCTGATCTGGCGGTGGGTCACCTGATGAAGGAACAGTCGATTTCCTGGGTGATTGTCGGTGCCGACCGGATTGCCGCCAATGGCGACGTTGCCAACAAGATCGGGACTTATGCCCTGGCGGTGTTGGCCATGCACCATGGCGTTCGCTTTATGGTGGTGGCGCCCAGTTCCACCATCGACATGCAGCTGGACAATGGTGACCTGATTCCACTGGAAGAGCGCGATGCTGACGAGCTGCTGATTGTCGGCAATCGCCAGCTGGATACCGGTGCCGAGGTGTTCAATCCGGTGTTTGACGTTACTCCCGCGGACCTGATTGATGTCATCGTCACCGAGAAGGGCATTATCGAACGTCCGGATGCGCGCAAGCTGGCCGATATGATGAGCCGCCAGCGGTTACATTGA
- a CDS encoding TRZ/ATZ family hydrolase: MTALPEQPDLIIEARWIAPVVPAGQVLEHHALVIHAERIVALLTQEQSRQLHPRQRRSLPHHLLIPGLVNAHGHAAMTLFRGLADDLPLMTWLQEHIWPAEARWVTPDFVRCGSQLAIAEMLLGGTTCFADMYFYPEVTAQVAREAGMRAQVAFPIIDNPIPGAANSDEAIHKGLKLHDEMRHNDLISVAFGPHAPYTVGDEALTRVRTLADELDIPIHMHIHETAGEVSDAVAASGQRPLQRLADLGLLGPRLQAVHMTQVDDADLALLQAHAVQVIHCPESNLKLASGFCPVQRLLDAGINVALGTDGAASNNDLDLLGELRTAALLAKACSGQPTALDADTALHMATLGGAQALGLSEQIGSLEAGKAADVIAVDLSGVAQQPVYHPVSQLLYTGSAALVSDVWVAGREKVRDRQLIALPLERVLNEASVWAPQILQGDSHES, translated from the coding sequence ATGACCGCACTACCCGAACAGCCGGACCTGATCATCGAGGCGCGCTGGATTGCGCCCGTGGTGCCTGCAGGGCAGGTACTTGAGCATCACGCCCTGGTCATTCATGCCGAGCGCATTGTTGCCCTGCTGACACAGGAACAAAGCCGGCAACTGCATCCACGGCAACGCCGCAGCCTGCCCCATCACCTGTTGATTCCAGGCCTGGTGAACGCGCATGGCCATGCTGCGATGACCCTGTTCCGTGGGCTGGCTGATGACTTGCCACTGATGACCTGGCTACAGGAACACATCTGGCCTGCCGAAGCCCGCTGGGTAACCCCGGATTTCGTCCGCTGTGGCAGTCAGCTGGCAATTGCTGAAATGCTGCTGGGCGGCACTACCTGCTTTGCCGACATGTATTTCTACCCCGAAGTGACGGCTCAGGTTGCCCGCGAGGCAGGCATGCGCGCCCAGGTTGCCTTCCCGATCATCGACAACCCGATTCCGGGCGCCGCCAACAGCGACGAGGCCATCCACAAAGGCCTCAAGCTGCACGATGAAATGCGTCATAACGACCTGATCAGCGTTGCTTTCGGCCCCCACGCGCCCTATACCGTAGGTGATGAAGCGCTGACCCGGGTACGCACCCTGGCAGACGAACTGGATATTCCGATCCATATGCATATCCATGAAACCGCCGGCGAAGTCAGCGATGCGGTTGCCGCCAGCGGTCAGCGGCCACTGCAACGACTGGCTGACCTCGGTCTGCTTGGCCCGCGCCTGCAAGCCGTACACATGACCCAGGTGGATGATGCCGACCTGGCACTGCTGCAGGCCCATGCAGTGCAGGTCATTCATTGCCCGGAGTCCAACCTCAAGCTGGCCAGCGGCTTCTGTCCGGTGCAGCGCTTGCTGGATGCGGGTATCAATGTCGCACTGGGCACCGACGGCGCTGCCAGCAACAACGACCTCGACCTGCTTGGCGAACTGCGTACCGCCGCCCTGCTGGCCAAAGCCTGCAGCGGACAACCGACTGCACTGGATGCTGATACCGCACTGCATATGGCGACCCTGGGTGGAGCCCAGGCCCTGGGCCTGAGTGAGCAGATTGGCTCGTTGGAAGCAGGCAAAGCTGCCGACGTGATTGCCGTCGACCTCTCCGGTGTGGCTCAGCAGCCGGTTTATCATCCGGTGTCGCAATTGCTCTACACCGGATCGGCCGCACTGGTATCCGATGTCTGGGTAGCCGGACGGGAAAAGGTCCGTGATCGCCAATTGATAGCCTTGCCCCTGGAGCGTGTACTCAACGAAGCGTCCGTGTGGGCCCCACAGATTTTGCAGGGAGATAGCCATGAGTCTTAA